One genomic segment of Myxococcales bacterium includes these proteins:
- a CDS encoding heme-binding domain-containing protein gives MRRGKLVKVFGALFGALLVLQLVPASRTNPPVTQDLEAPPAVKALLKRACYDCHSNESVWPWYARVAPASFLVSHDVKEGREHLNFSEWDRVAAEKQPRKLKKAAASLKDGKMPLPIYLPLHPEARLTPEERDTLTAWLSRPR, from the coding sequence ATGCGAAGGGGCAAGCTCGTGAAGGTCTTCGGCGCCCTCTTTGGGGCTCTCCTCGTCCTGCAGCTGGTGCCCGCATCGCGGACCAATCCGCCCGTGACTCAGGACCTCGAAGCTCCGCCGGCGGTGAAGGCGTTGCTAAAGCGCGCCTGCTACGACTGCCACTCCAACGAGAGCGTTTGGCCTTGGTATGCGCGCGTCGCGCCGGCGTCGTTCCTCGTGTCGCACGACGTCAAGGAGGGCCGAGAGCACTTGAACTTCTCGGAATGGGACCGCGTCGCTGCGGAGAAACAGCCGCGCAAGCTCAAGAAGGCGGCGGCCTCCCTCAAAGACGGGAAGATGCCGCTGCCGATCTACTTGCCGCTCCACCCTGAGGCGCGCCTGACGCCAGAGGAGCGCGACACCCTCACCGCCTGGCTCAGCAGGCCCCGCTAG
- a CDS encoding CPXCG motif-containing cysteine-rich protein, which yields MKRKARRSTVVACPFCGEEDELFVDPGGGEHQSYTEDCAVCCRPRVVHVEPGEAPGEPLVWLERGE from the coding sequence ATGAAGCGGAAAGCCCGAAGGTCGACGGTCGTGGCGTGTCCTTTCTGTGGCGAAGAGGACGAGCTCTTCGTCGACCCTGGCGGCGGCGAGCACCAGAGCTACACGGAGGACTGCGCCGTGTGCTGCCGCCCTCGCGTCGTTCACGTGGAGCCAGGCGAAGCGCCCGGTGAGCCCCTCGTGTGGCTCGAGCGCGGCGAATAG
- a CDS encoding Ig-like domain repeat protein has protein sequence MRWELDGRRLHKLHRGLAAAALIFASGTAQGTKVKVRGTTKISANALRGRVVAAAPDAAPARPQRALFVRGTLDDDVGGHLAGQKVEITARTADGSKVRFGEGASATICDATRVGLSRLSPEAVVTVTDDAGGFCARLVLPAERYLVTLTSPGTPLLDAASPDLAADLVRRSVAVRFDAPPKRLSLDREEHAVVALATFEDEDDPSVPAKLLPLTLVTDREIVIATEVTEAAGRATFRVPTRALGEPGLGSLKLLFPGDDETGSASATTSIEKTARVSLALASPIEAVESPEEGVPITVTLSSRGGSVPGGVVEARLGDTVVGAAPVASGRASFSASFSAPDRKEVSLSLRFTPDAPWWEAPEGLGVTIPLVESSPWRRAPLVAAALAVALFIAVGRLGRVRTEPKAPKSQRGTRSVAAPGIAVVEITKDPRQGLRGRVLDAHERTPVGGARLTIETHDFTGTQVIASSFADAEGAFELPPTRPGSRADLVVDAPHHSSLRRPLPPPSVIEVAMVSRRRALLDRLVEWARVRGRPFDAKPEPTPHHVQRVASPGSAPARWAEAVEQAAFGPEAVDGRVEGEVEALKPQEVAVAKLPVGQTKEA, from the coding sequence TTGAGATGGGAATTGGACGGACGCCGACTCCATAAGCTTCACCGTGGGCTCGCCGCCGCGGCGCTCATCTTCGCCTCAGGGACGGCCCAAGGGACGAAGGTGAAGGTGCGTGGAACGACGAAGATCTCCGCGAACGCGCTAAGGGGACGGGTCGTCGCGGCTGCGCCCGACGCCGCTCCGGCCCGCCCGCAGCGCGCGCTTTTCGTTCGTGGCACGCTCGATGACGACGTAGGTGGTCACCTCGCGGGCCAAAAGGTCGAGATCACGGCGCGGACCGCCGATGGGTCGAAGGTGCGCTTCGGTGAGGGGGCGTCGGCCACGATTTGCGACGCGACGCGGGTCGGCCTGTCGAGGCTCTCGCCGGAGGCCGTCGTGACCGTGACCGACGACGCTGGCGGATTCTGCGCACGCCTCGTGCTGCCCGCCGAGCGCTACCTCGTCACGCTCACATCCCCCGGCACGCCGCTCCTCGACGCCGCCTCGCCAGACCTCGCCGCCGATCTTGTCCGCCGATCCGTCGCGGTGCGCTTCGACGCTCCGCCGAAGCGCCTCTCGCTCGATCGAGAGGAGCACGCCGTCGTGGCCCTGGCGACCTTCGAGGACGAGGACGACCCGTCGGTCCCAGCCAAGCTCTTGCCCCTCACGTTGGTGACAGACCGAGAGATCGTCATTGCGACGGAGGTCACCGAGGCAGCCGGGCGCGCCACGTTCCGCGTTCCTACGCGGGCGCTCGGCGAGCCGGGCCTCGGGAGCCTCAAGTTGCTGTTTCCCGGAGACGACGAGACGGGGAGCGCCTCGGCGACGACGAGCATCGAGAAGACAGCGCGCGTGTCGCTCGCGCTCGCCAGCCCCATTGAAGCTGTCGAGAGCCCCGAGGAAGGGGTGCCGATCACGGTGACGCTTTCGTCGCGCGGCGGCAGCGTGCCGGGCGGCGTGGTGGAAGCGCGTCTCGGCGATACTGTCGTGGGTGCGGCCCCGGTGGCCAGCGGCCGAGCGTCCTTCTCCGCGTCCTTCTCGGCGCCGGACCGAAAAGAGGTCTCCCTGTCCTTGCGCTTCACGCCCGACGCACCGTGGTGGGAGGCGCCCGAGGGACTCGGCGTCACGATCCCCCTCGTCGAGAGCTCGCCTTGGCGGCGCGCTCCGCTCGTCGCCGCCGCGCTCGCCGTCGCGCTCTTCATCGCCGTTGGACGGCTGGGGCGCGTGCGCACCGAGCCCAAGGCCCCGAAGTCGCAACGCGGCACGCGCTCCGTGGCCGCCCCCGGCATCGCGGTCGTCGAGATCACCAAGGACCCGCGGCAGGGCCTTCGGGGACGCGTGCTGGATGCTCACGAGCGCACGCCGGTCGGCGGCGCCCGCTTGACGATCGAGACGCACGACTTCACTGGCACACAGGTCATCGCAAGCTCATTCGCCGACGCCGAAGGCGCGTTTGAGCTTCCGCCCACGCGTCCCGGTTCGCGGGCTGACCTCGTCGTCGATGCGCCGCACCACAGCTCGTTGCGTCGGCCTTTGCCACCGCCGAGCGTGATCGAGGTCGCCATGGTCTCGCGGCGTCGCGCGCTCCTCGATCGACTCGTGGAGTGGGCGCGCGTTCGGGGGCGCCCCTTCGACGCGAAACCGGAGCCGACGCCCCACCACGTGCAGCGCGTCGCGTCACCCGGCTCCGCGCCGGCTCGCTGGGCCGAGGCCGTGGAGCAGGCGGCCTTCGGGCCCGAGGCCGTGGACGGCCGCGTGGAGGGTGAGGTCGAAGCGCTCAAGCCTCAGGAAGTCGCTGTTGCGAAGCTTCCTGTGGGGCAAACGAAGGAGGCCTGA
- a CDS encoding SMP-30/gluconolactonase/LRE family protein — MFLALLLGACSGASSTELFERGAGGAAPSASPSASPTDTPSPDMTDDDAAAQTPDGGKKDATSPTPPAQPKNPMAGAGAVTKVAVGYGSLEGPVWRSASSSLFFSDLDGNSIERFAPPATFSTYRFPSGGSNGLAVDAQGQLVVCEGKNRRVTRTPSNGGAPEIIAAEWQGAKLNAPNDVIVRSDGTVYFTDPDYSVQGARELEFNGVYRVGPNKVMALVADDLAKPNGIALSPSGATLYVTDEASGFIRAYDVASDGATSNPRKFAEASHPDGMAVDDTGNVYVAVETGIAIFAPDGSSWGTLPVPQQPANVAFGGSTGKTLFITALDTLYAVDLEVAGPP, encoded by the coding sequence GTGTTCCTCGCCCTCCTCCTCGGCGCGTGCAGCGGCGCCAGCAGCACGGAGCTCTTCGAGCGAGGCGCCGGCGGCGCGGCGCCTTCCGCGAGCCCGAGCGCGAGCCCGACCGACACGCCGTCGCCGGACATGACCGACGACGATGCCGCCGCGCAGACGCCCGACGGAGGCAAGAAGGACGCGACCTCGCCGACGCCGCCAGCGCAGCCGAAGAATCCGATGGCCGGCGCCGGCGCGGTGACCAAGGTCGCCGTGGGGTACGGCTCGCTCGAGGGCCCCGTGTGGCGGTCCGCGTCGAGCAGCCTCTTCTTCTCAGACCTCGACGGCAACTCGATCGAGCGCTTTGCTCCGCCAGCGACCTTCTCGACCTATCGCTTTCCGAGCGGCGGCTCGAACGGTCTCGCGGTCGACGCGCAGGGGCAACTCGTCGTGTGCGAAGGAAAGAACCGGCGCGTGACGCGCACGCCCTCGAACGGCGGAGCTCCCGAGATCATCGCCGCCGAGTGGCAGGGCGCGAAGCTCAATGCGCCGAATGACGTCATCGTGCGAAGCGACGGCACGGTGTACTTCACCGACCCCGACTACTCGGTCCAAGGAGCTCGCGAGCTCGAGTTCAACGGCGTCTATCGCGTTGGCCCCAACAAGGTCATGGCGCTCGTGGCCGACGACCTCGCGAAGCCCAACGGCATCGCGCTCTCGCCATCGGGCGCGACGCTCTACGTGACCGACGAGGCATCGGGATTCATCCGCGCCTACGACGTCGCAAGCGACGGGGCGACGTCCAACCCACGAAAGTTCGCCGAGGCGTCGCACCCCGACGGCATGGCCGTCGACGACACTGGCAACGTCTACGTCGCCGTCGAGACGGGCATCGCGATCTTTGCGCCCGATGGCAGCTCTTGGGGAACGCTGCCCGTGCCTCAGCAACCCGCCAACGTGGCCTTCGGCGGCAGCACTGGAAAGACGCTGTTCATCACCGCACTCGACACGCTTTATGCCGTTGACCTCGAGGTCGCCGGCCCGCCTTGA
- the ftsY gene encoding signal recognition particle-docking protein FtsY, whose product MDMTIVLVGVLVLVAIGFLLTRKKPALPESTEASKAPLPASNKSVPTRDAEAPASIKAKPEPIDLPSADVLPAADSLPKAEVPAPAKARPRDVAGLRKGLALSRGGFIARLTALVTGKKEIDPAIIEQLEEVLLTSDVGVKTTHTILERLKDGLKKNELADSDAVWSALRAEALRILSLDGGPLRFPAKPTVVLMVGVNGVGKTTTIGKLATRFHGEGRSIVLGAGDTFRAAAVQQLEVWGKRVGVDVVRGKEGADPGSVAFDAATKATEKGADLLLHDTAGRLHTKAPLMDEIKKVRKSIAKALDGAPHETLLVLDATTGQNALTQAAMFKEALDITGIVLTKLDGTAKGGIVLAICDELKLPVRYIGLGERAEDLREFYPEDFVEALFGKEDEVAAA is encoded by the coding sequence ATGGACATGACGATTGTTCTGGTCGGTGTACTCGTTCTCGTCGCCATTGGTTTCCTCCTCACGCGCAAGAAGCCGGCGCTGCCGGAGAGCACCGAGGCGTCGAAGGCGCCGCTGCCGGCGTCGAACAAGTCCGTGCCGACGAGGGATGCGGAGGCCCCCGCTTCGATCAAGGCGAAGCCCGAGCCCATCGACCTCCCCTCGGCGGACGTCCTCCCGGCCGCCGACTCTCTTCCCAAGGCGGAGGTCCCTGCGCCGGCCAAGGCGCGACCGCGCGACGTTGCGGGCCTGCGCAAGGGCCTGGCCCTCTCGCGCGGCGGCTTCATCGCTCGACTGACGGCGCTTGTCACGGGGAAGAAAGAGATCGATCCCGCGATTATCGAACAGCTCGAAGAGGTACTGCTTACGAGCGACGTAGGCGTGAAGACGACGCACACGATCCTTGAGCGGCTGAAGGACGGCCTCAAGAAGAACGAACTGGCCGACTCCGACGCCGTGTGGAGCGCGCTGCGCGCCGAGGCGCTGCGCATACTCTCGCTCGACGGTGGTCCGCTCCGTTTCCCCGCCAAGCCAACGGTCGTCCTGATGGTGGGCGTCAATGGCGTCGGGAAGACCACCACCATTGGCAAGCTGGCCACGAGGTTCCACGGTGAGGGGCGATCGATCGTGCTCGGCGCGGGCGACACGTTCCGCGCGGCCGCCGTGCAGCAGCTCGAAGTGTGGGGCAAGCGCGTCGGCGTGGACGTCGTTCGGGGCAAGGAAGGCGCCGATCCGGGCTCCGTCGCCTTCGATGCCGCCACGAAGGCGACGGAGAAGGGCGCGGACCTGCTCCTGCACGACACGGCGGGGCGTTTGCACACCAAAGCGCCGCTCATGGACGAAATCAAGAAGGTGCGAAAGTCGATCGCGAAGGCCCTCGACGGTGCGCCCCACGAGACCCTGCTCGTGCTGGACGCAACAACAGGTCAGAACGCGCTGACGCAAGCGGCGATGTTCAAAGAGGCCCTCGACATCACCGGCATCGTGCTGACGAAGCTGGACGGCACGGCCAAGGGTGGCATCGTCTTGGCCATCTGCGACGAGCTCAAGTTGCCCGTTCGCTACATCGGCTTGGGCGAGCGCGCAGAAGATCTGCGCGAGTTCTACCCCGAGGACTTCGTCGAGGCTCTCTTCGGCAAGGAAGACGAGGTCGCGGCCGCCTGA
- a CDS encoding HAMP domain-containing protein — protein sequence MTTSTAAPPAPAQQGGRHQRSIKNYLLDARFQLKYSGFLVGVALVVSALLGAFLYSTSREVVAQSQKVVDESRKVSEIVRMNIKDDPMYKDNPELAKSFNDESGASEMKIVQQQQSLISKQRTMLQSLVGGLLLMCFIIGIMGIYITHKIAGPIYKMKMLLRQVGDGKLNFRAGRLRKGDELQEFFETFEQMVEKLKARQAKEVATLEAALEEARRAGVGDTSLSKIASVRDEMKAALDV from the coding sequence ATGACGACCTCCACCGCCGCACCGCCCGCGCCCGCTCAGCAGGGCGGTCGCCACCAGCGGAGCATCAAGAACTACCTTCTCGATGCTCGGTTTCAGCTCAAGTACTCCGGCTTTTTGGTCGGTGTAGCGCTCGTCGTGAGCGCGCTCCTCGGCGCCTTCCTCTACAGCACGAGCCGCGAGGTCGTGGCTCAGAGCCAGAAGGTCGTCGACGAGTCGCGGAAGGTCTCGGAAATCGTCCGGATGAACATCAAGGACGACCCGATGTACAAGGACAACCCCGAGCTTGCGAAGTCGTTCAACGACGAGTCCGGCGCGTCCGAGATGAAGATCGTCCAGCAACAGCAGTCGCTGATCAGCAAGCAGCGCACGATGCTTCAGTCGCTCGTCGGTGGCTTGCTCCTCATGTGCTTCATCATCGGCATCATGGGCATCTACATCACCCACAAGATCGCCGGTCCCATCTACAAGATGAAGATGCTCCTCCGGCAGGTGGGCGACGGGAAGCTCAACTTTCGCGCCGGTCGCCTTCGAAAGGGTGACGAGCTGCAGGAGTTCTTTGAGACTTTCGAGCAGATGGTGGAGAAGCTGAAGGCGCGACAGGCGAAGGAAGTCGCCACCCTCGAAGCTGCGCTCGAGGAAGCCCGACGCGCGGGCGTGGGCGATACGTCGCTCTCGAAGATTGCCTCTGTCCGCGACGAAATGAAGGCCGCCCTCGACGTCTGA
- a CDS encoding HEAT repeat domain-containing protein codes for MTLARLTALAALFVATLSASPAAAQRGNRTGFLVERLKYPPKSGVSDDFRVRTNAALALGQTNDDDAVAPLCTALESDPSESVRQAVAAALGRLGRSTAVSCLRARTDGEGKESSTQVRLQIARAVAALEASSGETRAERAVVDGPFKPALNEKAKYYISIAPVATSGDRSRDEIQRMVLEIFRSKLESAGQFQLAPDEESPKLAKDVLAKRKLRGYQLALGVDFDYGGTGLRVKIKCAVFSYPNRDLKAHFTPGAAQDGVSKGDRGAENNLLKIVSGAAVDQFVQSIEQFAQASR; via the coding sequence ATGACGCTGGCTCGACTGACCGCGCTCGCCGCGCTTTTCGTCGCAACGCTCTCGGCTTCGCCCGCCGCTGCGCAACGAGGCAACCGAACCGGCTTTCTCGTGGAGCGGCTCAAGTACCCGCCGAAGTCCGGCGTGAGCGACGACTTCCGTGTTCGCACGAACGCCGCGCTTGCCCTTGGCCAGACGAACGACGACGACGCCGTCGCGCCGCTCTGCACGGCGCTCGAGTCGGATCCCAGCGAGTCGGTTCGGCAGGCCGTCGCGGCCGCGCTCGGTCGCCTCGGTCGCAGCACGGCTGTGTCCTGTCTACGTGCCCGCACCGACGGAGAGGGCAAGGAGTCGAGCACTCAGGTGCGGTTGCAGATTGCACGCGCCGTCGCCGCCCTCGAGGCTTCGTCGGGCGAAACACGCGCCGAGAGAGCTGTCGTCGACGGCCCCTTCAAGCCGGCGCTGAACGAGAAAGCCAAGTACTACATCTCGATCGCGCCCGTGGCGACGAGCGGCGATCGAAGTCGCGATGAAATTCAGCGCATGGTGCTCGAAATCTTCCGCTCGAAGCTTGAAAGCGCGGGCCAGTTTCAGCTGGCGCCGGACGAGGAGTCGCCGAAGCTCGCGAAGGATGTCCTCGCGAAGCGCAAGCTCAGGGGTTACCAGCTCGCGTTGGGCGTGGACTTCGACTACGGCGGCACCGGTCTCCGCGTGAAGATCAAGTGCGCGGTCTTCAGCTATCCGAACCGGGACCTGAAGGCGCACTTCACGCCCGGCGCCGCTCAAGACGGCGTCAGCAAGGGAGACCGTGGCGCCGAGAACAATTTGCTCAAGATTGTATCGGGAGCCGCCGTCGACCAGTTCGTCCAGTCCATCGAGCAGTTTGCCCAGGCTTCCCGCTAG
- a CDS encoding YraN family protein gives MSNARHELGRNAEDLVAAWLEDRGFLILGRNVRLGHLEIDIVARCQDLVVVVEVRARGLGAFERPLASLASRKRMRVVQAAERLWRLRIRNMRDVRRYRIDAASVDLRTSPPRIEYVEGAFTG, from the coding sequence ATGAGCAACGCGCGCCACGAGCTGGGACGGAACGCCGAAGACCTGGTCGCCGCCTGGCTAGAAGACCGCGGGTTTCTCATCCTCGGGCGCAACGTGCGGCTAGGGCACCTTGAGATCGACATCGTGGCGAGGTGCCAGGACCTCGTCGTGGTCGTAGAAGTCCGCGCCCGTGGCCTCGGGGCCTTCGAGCGACCCTTAGCCAGCCTCGCGTCCCGAAAGCGCATGCGGGTAGTCCAGGCCGCCGAGCGGCTGTGGCGGCTGCGCATTCGCAACATGCGCGACGTTCGTCGCTACCGCATCGACGCGGCGTCGGTGGATCTCCGGACCTCACCGCCCCGTATCGAATACGTCGAGGGCGCCTTCACCGGTTGA
- a CDS encoding HEAT repeat domain-containing protein, whose translation MGLFDLFKGGAKGGDGKASSAVQKYADTATAKRAQTYERQEAIGKLCDIGTVEAAAALLKRFTFQIDPSITDQEEKETAFRGILAVGPEVLPAVRTFAQKAESLSWPMRVVKELVSEDDYVRELLAWLARWDTEYAKFIDPKLQILAALEDHKHGEIRAAVERFLEDVNEPARFHAVTALFVQEDPAAATSLARALAAEESFRVKNKIVDGFASRGWLVPEDLRDVVASALPPGAAMASDGALRR comes from the coding sequence ATGGGCCTTTTCGATCTCTTCAAGGGCGGCGCCAAAGGTGGCGACGGCAAAGCCTCGTCGGCTGTCCAGAAATACGCCGACACCGCTACGGCAAAGCGCGCGCAAACGTACGAGCGGCAAGAAGCCATCGGCAAGCTGTGCGACATCGGTACCGTTGAAGCGGCCGCTGCTCTGCTGAAGCGCTTCACGTTCCAGATTGATCCGTCGATCACGGACCAGGAGGAGAAAGAGACCGCGTTTCGCGGCATCCTCGCGGTGGGCCCTGAGGTGCTTCCTGCCGTCCGCACGTTCGCGCAAAAGGCCGAGAGCCTCAGCTGGCCAATGCGCGTCGTGAAGGAGCTCGTCTCGGAGGATGACTACGTTCGTGAGCTCCTCGCGTGGCTCGCCCGATGGGACACCGAATACGCCAAGTTCATCGACCCGAAGTTGCAGATTCTCGCTGCTCTCGAGGACCACAAGCATGGTGAAATCCGTGCTGCCGTGGAGCGCTTCCTCGAGGACGTGAACGAGCCGGCCCGCTTCCACGCGGTCACGGCGCTCTTCGTCCAAGAAGACCCGGCCGCGGCGACGTCCCTCGCGAGGGCGCTCGCAGCGGAAGAGAGCTTCCGCGTGAAGAACAAGATCGTCGACGGGTTTGCGAGCCGCGGCTGGCTCGTCCCCGAAGACCTGCGCGACGTCGTGGCCTCCGCGCTGCCGCCCGGCGCGGCCATGGCATCGGACGGCGCGCTGCGCCGCTGA
- a CDS encoding serine/threonine protein kinase, which produces MNSTLVAGRYRLAQKLGAGGMGTVWRARDESRGIDVALKFLHDHLGGRDQILARFAREAELGARLFSRNTVRVLDRSISEEGSPFIVYELLDGEDLATQLNRLGRLAPATAGEVVIQVCRALERAHAVGVVHRDIKPANIFMCTEDNRLLVKVLDFGIAKVRTKAQSNERESLPPGSLTGTLEHMSPEHVLDGAPTDIRGDLYAVGVVGYRCLTGRVPFIAEALGQLVVSFSRGPAPAPSTLVSDVPPAVDEFFARAIHRVPSERFQSASEMAKSAIVAFRSSARALPVAPIVDATDRSPPSTPTFAQPALPSILDPRRDE; this is translated from the coding sequence ATGAACAGCACGTTGGTAGCCGGGCGCTATCGATTGGCGCAGAAGCTCGGCGCTGGCGGCATGGGGACCGTCTGGCGTGCTCGGGACGAGTCACGCGGCATCGACGTGGCCCTCAAGTTCCTGCACGACCACCTTGGGGGACGCGACCAGATCCTCGCCCGCTTCGCCCGAGAGGCTGAGCTGGGCGCACGCCTCTTCAGTCGCAACACGGTGCGAGTCCTCGATCGGAGCATCAGCGAAGAAGGCTCTCCCTTTATTGTCTACGAGCTACTCGACGGTGAAGATCTGGCGACGCAGCTCAACCGCCTTGGGCGCTTGGCGCCAGCGACGGCCGGCGAGGTGGTGATTCAAGTTTGCCGTGCGCTCGAGCGGGCTCACGCCGTTGGCGTCGTCCACCGCGACATCAAGCCCGCCAACATCTTCATGTGCACCGAGGACAACCGCCTCCTCGTCAAGGTGCTCGACTTCGGGATCGCGAAGGTGCGCACCAAGGCGCAGAGCAACGAACGAGAGAGCCTGCCTCCGGGTTCGCTCACGGGCACGCTTGAGCACATGAGCCCGGAGCACGTGCTGGACGGAGCTCCGACGGACATTCGCGGCGATCTCTACGCCGTGGGCGTGGTCGGCTACCGATGCCTGACGGGCCGCGTGCCCTTCATCGCGGAGGCCTTGGGCCAGCTCGTCGTCTCGTTCTCGCGAGGACCGGCCCCGGCCCCTTCGACGCTCGTCAGCGACGTGCCGCCTGCCGTTGATGAGTTCTTTGCCCGAGCGATCCATCGCGTGCCGTCGGAGCGCTTTCAGAGCGCGAGCGAGATGGCCAAGTCAGCCATCGTCGCCTTTCGTTCGTCAGCCCGCGCGCTGCCGGTGGCGCCCATCGTCGACGCGACAGACCGAAGTCCGCCATCGACCCCGACGTTTGCTCAGCCGGCTCTCCCGAGCATCCTTGATCCGCGCCGAGACGAGTAG
- a CDS encoding histone deacetylase, translating into MASAVDLLVLDDPRFDAHRASGAHPERPERLTAARAALASSGRTTAPVLARAVTRTEAEAIHHAEYVDVLHGLRGKSAQVDGDTFVAPGSVDAAELAAGGLVELVDQLLAGTTTKGLALVRPPGHHARPSGGMGFCLLNNVAIAAAHARRRGVKRVLVLDWDVHHGNGTQDAFFGDPSVLYASTHQFPFYPGTGAALERGSGDGYGYTVNVPLLAGGGDAVYRAAFERVLLPVIEAYAPELVLVSAGFDPALRDPLAGMELSAAAFGWMAASLAKAADASAQGRMALVLEGGYDLPSLEAGLRAAIDGMVDKRAPDIARDADAVDVSRSAMVAKEFWRAVT; encoded by the coding sequence ATGGCGTCTGCTGTGGACCTGCTGGTCTTGGACGATCCGCGTTTCGACGCCCATCGCGCCAGCGGCGCCCACCCAGAGCGGCCCGAGCGACTCACGGCGGCCCGGGCAGCGCTCGCCTCCTCGGGGCGGACGACAGCGCCCGTGCTCGCGCGGGCGGTGACGCGCACCGAGGCCGAGGCGATCCATCACGCCGAGTACGTGGACGTGCTCCACGGACTGCGGGGCAAGAGCGCGCAGGTCGACGGCGACACCTTCGTTGCGCCGGGGAGCGTCGACGCGGCGGAGCTGGCGGCCGGCGGTCTCGTCGAGCTGGTCGATCAACTCTTGGCGGGCACGACGACCAAAGGGCTCGCGTTGGTGAGGCCGCCGGGACATCACGCTCGGCCAAGTGGCGGCATGGGATTCTGCCTGCTCAACAACGTGGCGATTGCCGCCGCGCACGCTCGTCGTCGGGGGGTCAAGCGCGTCCTCGTGCTGGATTGGGACGTGCACCATGGCAACGGGACCCAAGACGCGTTCTTCGGCGATCCGTCGGTCCTCTACGCCTCGACGCACCAGTTTCCGTTTTACCCTGGTACCGGCGCCGCGCTGGAGCGCGGCTCGGGCGATGGCTACGGCTACACCGTGAACGTTCCGCTCTTGGCCGGCGGCGGCGATGCCGTGTACCGCGCCGCCTTCGAGCGCGTCCTCCTCCCGGTCATCGAAGCTTATGCGCCGGAGCTCGTGCTCGTCAGCGCGGGCTTCGACCCTGCGCTGCGCGATCCGCTCGCCGGCATGGAGCTCTCCGCCGCGGCCTTCGGCTGGATGGCGGCGAGCCTCGCGAAGGCCGCCGACGCGTCGGCGCAAGGCCGCATGGCGCTGGTGCTCGAGGGCGGCTACGACCTGCCCTCCCTCGAAGCCGGCCTGCGAGCGGCCATCGATGGCATGGTCGACAAGCGCGCGCCCGACATCGCGCGTGACGCGGATGCCGTCGACGTAAGCCGTTCGGCGATGGTCGCGAAAGAGTTCTGGCGAGCGGTGACGTGA
- a CDS encoding outer membrane beta-barrel domain-containing protein — protein sequence MKQTKPDGQLSSGQSRKCAAFERCQRRTPVERWGKSALSAILCLGLALWGSDALAQKKGGKPKPAPAAPAAAPAAPAGGEISLDEEPAKPTADTPAAPAAAAGGEGGICEIDPSACPKAEDVKKAAGREVKQDLYAVQQIYALRARRVELNPYWSQTLNDQFVAHPGPGLALNYYLSNVLAIGLNGTYYTNFDSSFNADVRRSARVAVPLNEYLANANLNFSYVPVYGKFAGFGDFIFHFDAYVVGGVGGLWTRPIAVIDPDNRKFDWKPKIAFNAGVGLRIFFNRWFAAMLEVRDYVYQEELESLTLAATQQKQQDPGTWFGDKQLTNNVQAQLGISVFLPFSWEYRLPK from the coding sequence ATGAAGCAAACCAAGCCCGACGGGCAGCTGTCCTCGGGACAATCACGCAAGTGTGCGGCGTTTGAGCGTTGTCAGCGACGCACGCCTGTGGAGCGTTGGGGCAAGTCCGCCCTCTCGGCGATTCTGTGCCTGGGGCTCGCCCTCTGGGGCTCCGACGCATTGGCGCAGAAGAAGGGTGGCAAGCCCAAGCCCGCGCCAGCGGCCCCCGCCGCTGCGCCGGCCGCGCCCGCCGGGGGAGAAATCTCCCTCGACGAGGAGCCCGCGAAGCCCACCGCCGATACTCCTGCCGCCCCCGCCGCCGCCGCCGGCGGCGAAGGGGGCATCTGTGAGATCGACCCCTCCGCGTGTCCCAAGGCGGAAGACGTCAAGAAGGCTGCTGGCCGCGAGGTCAAGCAGGACCTCTACGCCGTCCAGCAGATCTACGCGCTCCGTGCGCGCCGCGTCGAGCTCAACCCGTATTGGTCGCAGACCCTCAACGACCAGTTCGTGGCGCACCCGGGGCCCGGCCTCGCGCTCAACTACTACCTGTCGAACGTCCTCGCGATCGGCCTGAACGGCACCTACTACACGAACTTCGATTCGTCGTTCAACGCCGACGTCCGCCGCTCGGCGCGCGTCGCGGTGCCCCTCAACGAGTACCTCGCGAACGCGAACCTCAACTTCAGCTACGTGCCCGTCTACGGAAAGTTCGCGGGCTTCGGCGACTTCATTTTCCACTTCGACGCCTACGTCGTCGGCGGCGTCGGTGGCCTGTGGACGCGCCCCATCGCCGTCATCGATCCGGACAACCGCAAGTTCGATTGGAAGCCGAAGATCGCGTTCAACGCGGGCGTCGGACTCCGCATCTTCTTCAATCGTTGGTTCGCGGCGATGCTCGAAGTGCGCGACTACGTCTACCAAGAGGAGCTTGAGAGTCTTACCCTCGCGGCGACCCAACAGAAGCAGCAGGATCCCGGCACTTGGTTCGGTGACAAGCAACTCACCAACAACGTTCAGGCTCAGCTCGGCATCAGCGTGTTCTTGCCGTTCAGCTGGGAGTACCGGCTTCCCAAATGA